A stretch of Stenotrophomonas indicatrix DNA encodes these proteins:
- the pyrH gene encoding UMP kinase codes for MSKLAYRRILLKLSGEALMGDEDYGIDPKIINRLAREVVEAQQAGAEVALVIGGGNIFRGAGLAAGGMDRVTGDQMGMLATVINALAMQDALEKVGAKARVMSAIKINDVCEDYIRRRAIRHLEKGRLVIFAAGVGSPFFTTDSGAALRAIEIGADLLLKATKVDGVYDKDPNKYSDAVRFDSLSYDEVIRRGLEVMDTAAFALARDSDLPMRVFDMGQPGELLKILHGENIGTLVQGRDPA; via the coding sequence ATGTCCAAGCTCGCCTATCGCCGCATCCTGTTGAAACTTTCCGGGGAGGCGCTGATGGGAGATGAGGACTACGGCATCGACCCCAAGATCATCAACCGCCTGGCCCGTGAAGTCGTCGAGGCCCAGCAGGCCGGCGCCGAAGTCGCCCTGGTCATCGGTGGTGGCAACATCTTCCGCGGTGCAGGCCTGGCCGCTGGCGGCATGGACCGCGTCACCGGCGACCAGATGGGTATGCTGGCCACGGTCATCAACGCGCTGGCCATGCAGGATGCGCTGGAAAAAGTGGGCGCAAAGGCCCGCGTGATGAGCGCGATCAAGATCAACGACGTGTGCGAGGACTACATCCGCCGCCGCGCCATCCGCCACCTGGAAAAGGGCCGCCTGGTGATCTTCGCCGCAGGCGTCGGCAGCCCGTTCTTCACCACCGACTCGGGCGCCGCCCTGCGCGCGATCGAGATCGGCGCCGACCTGCTGCTGAAGGCAACCAAGGTCGATGGCGTGTACGACAAGGATCCGAACAAGTACAGCGACGCTGTCCGCTTCGACAGCCTGAGCTACGACGAAGTGATCCGCCGTGGCCTGGAAGTGATGGATACCGCCGCCTTCGCCCTGGCCCGCGACAGCGACCTGCCGATGCGCGTGTTCGACATGGGCCAGCCGGGCGAGCTGCTGAAGATCCTGCACGGCGAGAACATCGGCACCCTCGTCCAGGGCCGCGATCCGGCCTGA
- a CDS encoding sensor domain-containing diguanylate cyclase, protein MPPELTAALALCRNLPSPPGIALRIIELAQDPEADIATAADIIAIDMALSARMLRIANSPLYASRRRIENLGQALTMLGLNATISLALGFTVTQGLTGKGGADHDLRQRAWKRSILSALAASQLGQARGLRRLEELMLAGLLQDMGVLCLAQAESERYLPLLCEARDNPDLIARERQELGCSHADVGAWVAEEWGLPRYLVDSIRHSEDEGTAENPFQACVQLSGAVADIWLDEDADGARERALQQVHDRLQMDSARFDQVLARISEALPDIASLFENGLNSPARVRELIDHAQELATLRNLRELQDADQARRRADEFEARAKRLADQAHRDALTGVLNRRQLEAVLEQEFLRAGRHGWPLSVAFIDLDDFKKINDAHGHLTGDEVLRAFAGKLQGQLRNSDTVARFGGEEFVALLPNTSESVALDVIRRVLANIVATPMAELEGGPLFITFSAGVATQGGYERFAGVQDLLRAADDVLYRSKNLGRNRVIARSPGELGHDELSATAGAELG, encoded by the coding sequence ATGCCTCCCGAGCTGACAGCTGCACTGGCGCTTTGCCGCAACCTCCCCTCGCCGCCCGGTATTGCCCTGCGCATCATCGAACTGGCCCAGGACCCGGAGGCGGACATCGCTACCGCTGCGGACATCATCGCCATCGACATGGCGCTGAGTGCGCGCATGCTGCGTATCGCCAATTCACCGCTGTATGCCAGCCGGCGCCGGATCGAGAACCTCGGCCAGGCGCTGACCATGCTCGGGCTCAACGCTACGATCAGCCTCGCCCTGGGCTTCACTGTCACCCAGGGCCTGACCGGCAAAGGCGGCGCCGACCACGACCTGCGCCAACGCGCCTGGAAGCGCAGCATCCTCAGCGCGCTGGCGGCCAGCCAGCTCGGCCAAGCGCGCGGCCTGCGCAGGCTGGAGGAGCTGATGCTGGCCGGACTGCTGCAGGACATGGGCGTGCTGTGCCTGGCCCAGGCCGAATCCGAACGCTACCTGCCCTTGCTGTGCGAAGCGCGCGACAACCCCGACCTGATCGCGCGCGAGCGCCAGGAACTCGGCTGCAGCCACGCCGACGTCGGTGCATGGGTGGCCGAGGAGTGGGGCCTGCCGCGCTACCTGGTGGACAGCATCCGCCACAGCGAAGACGAAGGCACCGCCGAAAATCCGTTCCAGGCCTGCGTACAGCTGTCTGGCGCGGTCGCCGACATCTGGCTGGATGAAGACGCCGATGGCGCACGCGAACGCGCCCTGCAGCAGGTCCACGACCGCCTGCAGATGGACAGCGCCCGCTTCGACCAGGTGCTGGCGCGGATCAGCGAAGCGCTGCCGGACATCGCCAGCCTGTTCGAGAACGGCCTGAACTCGCCGGCACGCGTGCGTGAACTGATCGACCACGCCCAGGAACTGGCCACCCTGCGCAACCTGCGCGAACTGCAGGATGCCGACCAGGCCCGCCGCCGCGCCGATGAATTCGAGGCCCGCGCCAAGCGCCTGGCCGACCAGGCCCATCGCGACGCGTTGACCGGCGTCCTCAACCGCCGCCAGCTCGAAGCCGTGCTGGAACAGGAATTCCTGCGCGCCGGCCGCCATGGCTGGCCGTTGTCGGTGGCCTTCATCGACCTGGACGATTTCAAGAAGATCAACGATGCGCACGGCCACCTGACCGGCGACGAGGTGCTGCGCGCCTTTGCCGGCAAGCTGCAGGGACAGCTGCGCAACAGCGACACCGTGGCCCGCTTCGGCGGCGAGGAGTTCGTCGCGCTGCTGCCCAATACCAGTGAATCGGTGGCCCTGGACGTGATCCGCCGGGTACTGGCGAACATCGTCGCCACCCCGATGGCGGAACTGGAAGGTGGCCCGCTGTTCATCACCTTCTCGGCCGGCGTGGCCACCCAGGGCGGCTACGAGCGCTTTGCCGGCGTGCAGGACCTGCTGCGCGCCGCCGATGACGTGCTCTACCGCTCCAAGAACCTGGGTCGCAACCGGGTCATCGCACGCTCTCCCGGCGAACTGGGGCATGATGAACTGTCTGCCACCGCTGGCGCCGAGCTGGGCTGA